One segment of Ferrovum sp. PN-J185 DNA contains the following:
- the rodA gene encoding rod shape-determining protein RodA produces MIKKLLDRFIKPLDPTLLNTSLILMLIGLVVLYSASGMDMIKTIGQVKNLLIALLLMWVLASISPNTIQKLALPIYIFSLVLLVAVALFGEVSHGARRWLHIGPLHLQPSEFMKIALPLMLASYFDKRGKDRYWLDFVLAAVLLIMPVLLVVKQPDLGTALLIASSGLYVIVLAGLSWRVLITLMIGALASLPLVWHILHDYQKQRILTLIDPTKDPLGAGYHTLQSMIAVGSGGILGKGWLHGTQSHLDFLPEHSTDFIFAVFGEEFGLVGELLFLSLMLVVIVRGFFIAIEGSTPFARLIAGTLSMTLFTYTFVNMGMVSGILPVVGVPLPFLSYGGTSLVTLFISIGILMSVHHHRQLVKQ; encoded by the coding sequence ATGATTAAAAAGCTTCTCGATCGTTTTATAAAACCTCTTGATCCTACTTTATTGAATACTAGCCTGATTCTCATGTTAATAGGTTTGGTTGTTCTCTATAGTGCCTCAGGCATGGATATGATCAAAACTATTGGGCAAGTTAAAAATCTTCTTATAGCCTTACTGCTAATGTGGGTATTGGCTTCTATTTCACCGAATACCATTCAGAAACTAGCACTACCTATTTATATTTTTTCTCTTGTATTACTAGTAGCTGTCGCTTTATTTGGTGAGGTTAGTCATGGTGCACGGCGTTGGTTACATATTGGCCCACTTCATTTACAACCCTCAGAGTTCATGAAAATTGCATTACCTTTAATGCTTGCTAGTTATTTTGATAAACGTGGTAAAGACCGCTATTGGTTGGATTTTGTATTAGCAGCAGTATTACTCATCATGCCAGTTTTACTGGTGGTTAAGCAACCTGATCTTGGTACCGCTCTGTTGATCGCAAGCTCAGGCTTGTATGTGATCGTATTAGCAGGCTTATCATGGCGCGTATTAATTACGTTAATGATCGGTGCACTCGCTTCTCTGCCGTTGGTCTGGCATATATTACATGATTACCAAAAACAACGAATCTTAACCCTTATCGATCCTACTAAAGATCCTCTAGGGGCTGGCTACCATACTCTACAATCGATGATTGCTGTAGGGTCAGGGGGAATTCTGGGTAAAGGGTGGTTACATGGTACACAGTCTCATTTAGACTTTTTGCCTGAACACAGTACCGATTTTATTTTTGCAGTCTTTGGTGAAGAGTTTGGTTTGGTTGGTGAATTACTCTTTCTAAGTTTAATGTTAGTAGTTATTGTGAGAGGCTTCTTTATTGCCATAGAAGGCTCTACCCCATTTGCGCGTCTCATTGCAGGAACGCTGTCAATGACTCTATTTACTTACACTTTTGTGAATATGGGTATGGTAAGCGGCATACTACCCGTGGTAGGTGTACCTTTACCATTTCTCAGTTATGGCGGCACATCGTTAGTGACACTTTTTATAAGTATTGGCATACTAATGAGTGTTCATCATCATCGCCAATTAGTTAAACAATGA
- a CDS encoding septal ring lytic transglycosylase RlpA family protein yields MKVISLLIACLILSLLSGCASTSGYRHSNGGYYLDDGPESNPPKNLDEVPNAVPHWEPYNRYANKPYEALGKWYYPQVSNAPYRAVGYASWYGKRYNHHRTSTGETYDMYAMTGAHTTLPLPCYVKVTNLKNHKWVIVRVNDRGPFRDDRLIDLSYTAAYKLGMLGHGTTKVLVERVFPK; encoded by the coding sequence ATGAAAGTTATCAGTTTACTTATTGCTTGCTTAATCTTGAGTTTATTAAGTGGCTGTGCATCCACAAGTGGTTATCGTCATTCCAATGGTGGCTATTATCTGGATGATGGCCCTGAAAGTAACCCACCTAAAAATCTTGATGAAGTGCCAAATGCTGTACCTCATTGGGAACCCTATAATCGCTATGCTAACAAACCCTATGAGGCATTAGGTAAATGGTATTATCCGCAAGTCTCAAACGCTCCCTATCGTGCTGTGGGTTATGCCTCTTGGTACGGCAAACGGTATAACCATCATCGAACATCAACCGGTGAAACCTATGATATGTATGCCATGACAGGGGCGCACACCACACTACCACTACCTTGTTATGTAAAAGTAACCAATTTAAAAAATCATAAATGGGTTATCGTACGCGTTAATGATCGAGGACCTTTTAGAGATGATCGACTGATTGATTTAAGTTATACCGCTGCCTATAAATTGGGTATGTTAGGGCATGGTACAACCAAAGTATTAGTTGAACGAGTTTTTCCGAAATAA